A region of the Pricia mediterranea genome:
TAATCGAACCGTTGATCAAATTGACAAGATACTATCGCTAGAGGGTCGCAATTTGGATAAAGAGGGCGCTGAATCGGCAGTCGTAGGCCTTTTTGATGAACTATCCCAAAACGAACGCTTCGAGACAATACGTATAATCGATAGTATCGCTATACAGCGAAAAGGATTGGGTGTTTTTCCGGCTGCGCTGAAATGGGAGGCCGTGAATCAAATTTGTGAGGAATTTGACGTTGACATCCTGTTCTCTTTAGAATTTTACGATACCGATACAACGGTGGATTATGAGGTGGGAATGGTATCCGTTCCCAATCAATTGGGTATCGACGTATCCCTTCCGGGGCATAAGGTGACCTTAAATACCGTGCTGAAAAATGGATGGCGTATCTATGATCCGAAAAACAAGAGGTTACTTGACGAATTCGTTTCGAAGGATCACATTGTATCGGTAGGTCAGGGGATAAATCCGGTAAAGGCGGTCGAAGCGGTAATCGGACGGAAAGAAGCGGTATTGCAAAATAGTTCTAATCTCGGAAATTTATATGGATTGGATGTGCGTCCCTTGCGAAAACGTATTTCGAGGAGCTATTT
Encoded here:
- a CDS encoding DUF6340 family protein gives rise to the protein MNTVEPARITIPSEVAKIGIINRSLPAEANRTVDQIDKILSLEGRNLDKEGAESAVVGLFDELSQNERFETIRIIDSIAIQRKGLGVFPAALKWEAVNQICEEFDVDILFSLEFYDTDTTVDYEVGMVSVPNQLGIDVSLPGHKVTLNTVLKNGWRIYDPKNKRLLDEFVSKDHIVSVGQGINPVKAVEAVIGRKEAVLQNSSNLGNLYGLDVRPLRKRISRSYFVRGTDNFKVAQRRAQTNDWEGAADLWEKELGNKKEKVAGRACYNMAIISEINGNLETALEWASKSYSDYRNKDALRYVHILRNRMVEERLLNQQLSR